A part of Carettochelys insculpta isolate YL-2023 chromosome 1, ASM3395843v1, whole genome shotgun sequence genomic DNA contains:
- the KCTD12 gene encoding BTB/POZ domain-containing protein KCTD12 — protein MALADSARGLPNGGGVSPAAGPGAAAAAGSSAFPEIVELNVGGQVYVTRRGTVVSVRDSLLWRMFSQQQPGELPRDSKGRFFLDRDGFLFRYILDYLRDLQLVLPEHFPERSRLQREAEYFQLPELARRLAQGRGVAGGGTRPAALLRDGSLCADEPPPLLGYLEAEPPEGGGAASAPSPTSSRSPSGGPLLTPSQSLDGGAGRRSGYITIGYRGSYTIGREAQADAKFRRVARITVCGKTALAKEVFGETLNESRDPDRPPERYTARYYLKFNFLEQAFDRLSEAGFRMAACSSTGTCAFAPEQGGPADDKIWTSYTEYVFCRD, from the coding sequence ATGGCGCTGGCGGACAGCGCCCGGGGGCTGCCGAACGGGGGCGGCGTGTCCCcggcggccgggccgggcgcggcggcggcggcgggctcGTCCGCCTTCCCGGAGATCGTGGAGCTGAACGTGGGCGGGCAGGTGTATGTGACGCGGCGCGGCACGGTGGTGTCGGTGCGGGACTCGCTGCTCTGGCGCATGTTCTCGCAGCAGCAGCCCGGCGAGCTGCCCCGGGACAGCAAGGGCCGCTTCTTCCTCGACCGCGATGGCTTCCTCTTCCGCTACATCCTGGACTACCTGCGGGACCTGCAACTGGTGCTGCCCGAGCACTTCCCTGAGCGCAGCCGCCTGCAGCGGGAGGCCGAGTACTTCCAGCTGCCCGAGCTGGCGCGCCGCCTGGCGCAAGGCCGGGGGGTGGCCGGCGGGGGGACGCGCCCCGCCGCCCTGCTCCGCGACGGCTCGCTCTGCGCTGACGAGCCCCCGCCCCTGCTCGGCTACCTGGAGGCGGAGCCGCCCGAGGGCGGCGGCGCCGCCTCGGCCCCGTCGCCCACCTCCAGCCGCAGCCCCTCCGGGGGCCCGCTGCTCACCCCGTCGCAGTCGCTGgacggcggggcggggcggcgctcGGGCTACATCACCATCGGCTACCGCGGCTCCTACACCATCGGGCGGGAGGCGCAGGCCGACGCCAAGTTCCGGCGGGTGGCGCGCATCACCGTGTGCGGCAAGACGGCGCTGGCCAAGGAGGTGTTCGGCGAGACACTGAACGAGAGCCGCGACCCCGACCGGCCCCCCGAGCGCTACACCGCCCGCTACTACCTCAAGTTCAACTTCCTGGAGCAGGCCTTCGACCGCCTCTCCGAGGCCGGCTTCCGCATGGCCGCCTGCTCCTCCACCGGCACCTGCGCCTTCGCCCCCGAGCAGGGCGGCCCCGCCGACGACAAGATCTGGACCAGCTACACCGAGTACGTGTTCTGCAGGGACTGA